One genomic window of Camelina sativa cultivar DH55 chromosome 5, Cs, whole genome shotgun sequence includes the following:
- the LOC104787605 gene encoding NAC domain-containing protein 86 isoform X2: MAPVSMPPGFRFHPTDEELVIYYLKRKINGRTIELEIIPEIDLYKCEPWDLPGKSLLPSKDLEWFFFSPRDRKYPNGSRTNRATKAGYWKATGKDRKVNSHSRTVGTKKTLVYYRGRAPHGSRTDWVMHEYRLEEQECESKSGIQDAYALCRVFKKSGLTNKIEEKQHHVMKNKATTSEQSTSSTCLYSDGMYENLENSEYPISPDTGGLTQLGNISSTSDIETIENKWSQFMSHDTSFNFPAQSQYGTISYPPTKVEIELECARLQNRMLPTVPPLYVEDLTHGEYLGNNVANDTDEMLSKIIALAQASHEPRNSLDSWDGGSASGTFNGDFNYSGEKLACVHANMKAVDMQDHYGRFKEERLVENLRWVGASSKELEKSFIEEHSTVVPIEDIWSYHRDTQEHENQDLMDVNNNNGDVDDAFTLEFSENEHNENLLNKTDHDTTSSPRFDVVKKVEVSHGLFVTTRQVTNTFFQQIVPSQTVIVHINPTGVNECCHNVTSKETDRVREKINPQTNGVVSTFLGQWRKLAERYSTQPKIGDCNNPGTILMMENGVERRKIWKKEKGRVDERGLWVQDSFLLKKLGLSLAIILAVSTISLI; encoded by the exons GGAAGTCCTTGCTGCCAAGTAAAGACCTAGAATGGTTTTTCTTCAGTCCTCGAGACCGGAAATATCCAAACGGATCAAGAACAAACCGGGCGACAAAAGCCGGTTACTGGAAAGCCACCGGGAAAGATCGTAAAGTGAATTCACATTCGCGGACGGTTGGAACAAAGAAAACGTTAGTATATTACCGAGGAAGAGCGCCTCATGGCTCACGTACCGATTGGGTCATGCATGAATACCGTCTTGAAGAGCAAGAATGTGAATCTAAATCCGGCATACAA GATGCATATGCACTTTGTCGAGTGTTCAAGAAGAGTGGTTTAACCAACaagatagaagaaaaacaacacCATGTCATGAAGAACAAAGCGACGACTAGTGAACAATCTACTTCTAGTACTTGTTTGTATTCCGATGGAATGTATGAAAACCTAGAAAACTCGGAATATCCAATCTCACCCGATACAGGAGGCTTAACTCAACTTGGTAATATCTCATCGACGTCAGATAtagaaacaatagaaaacaaaTGGAGTCAGTTTATGTCGCATGATACATCCTTCAACTTCCCAGCTCAATCTCAATATGGAACAATCTCATATCCTCCGACAAAG GTCGAGATAGAGTTAGAATGTGCAAGACTACAGAATCGTATGTTGCCAACGGTGCCACCACTATATGTAGAAGATCTCACACACGGAGAATATTTGGGAAACAATGTAGCTAATGATACAGATGAAATGTTAAGCAAGATCATAGCATTGGCTCAAGCCTCCCACGAGCCACGGAATAGTCTTGACTCGTGGGATGGTGGTTCTGCTTCTGGAACCTTCAATGGAGACTTTAATTATTCCGGAGAAAAGCTCGCATGCGTACATGCGAACATGAAGGCAGTAGATATGCAAGACCATTATGGGAGGTTTAAGGAAGAAAGGCTTGTTGAAAACTTGAGATGGGTAGGGGCATCAAGCAAGGAACTAGAAAAG AGCTTCATTGAAGAACACTCAACGGTAGTTCCTATAGAAGATATTTGGAGCTATCATAGAGACACTCAAGAACACGAAAATCAAG ATCTTATGGAcgttaacaacaacaatggagaTGTGGATGATGCTTTTACACTTGAGTTCTCAGAAAACGAACATAATGAGAATCTTTTGAACAAGACCGATCATGACACAACGAGTTCACCACGTTTTGACGTGGTTAAGAAAGTTGAGGTTAGCCATGGACTGTTTGTTACAACTCGTCAGGTAACCAATACATTCTTTCAACAGATTGTACCATCGCAAACCGTTATTGTTCATATAAATCCAACGGGAGTCAATGAATGCTGTCATAACGTGACATCAAAAGAGACGGATCGTGTCcgtgaaaaaataaatcctCAAACCAACGGAGTAGTCTCAACATTCCTCGGACAATGGAGAAAACTCGc TGAAAGGTACTCGACGCAGCCTAAGATAGGAGATTGTAACAATCCGGGCACAATACTCATGATGGAAAATGGTGTCGAGAGAAGAAAAATTTGGAAGAAGGAAAAAGGCAGAGTTGATGAACGAGGTTTGTGGGTTCAAGATAGTTTCTTGTTGAAGAAGTTGGGACTTTCCCTTGCTATCATCTTAGCTGTTTCTACCATAAGTCTTATTTGA
- the LOC104787605 gene encoding NAC domain-containing protein 86 isoform X1: protein MAPVSMPPGFRFHPTDEELVIYYLKRKINGRTIELEIIPEIDLYKCEPWDLPGKSLLPSKDLEWFFFSPRDRKYPNGSRTNRATKAGYWKATGKDRKVNSHSRTVGTKKTLVYYRGRAPHGSRTDWVMHEYRLEEQECESKSGIQDAYALCRVFKKSGLTNKIEEKQHHVMKNKATTSEQSTSSTCLYSDGMYENLENSEYPISPDTGGLTQLGNISSTSDIETIENKWSQFMSHDTSFNFPAQSQYGTISYPPTKVEIELECARLQNRMLPTVPPLYVEDLTHGEYLGNNVANDTDEMLSKIIALAQASHEPRNSLDSWDGGSASGTFNGDFNYSGEKLACVHANMKAVDMQDHYGRFKEERLVENLRWVGASSKELEKSFIEEHSTVVPIEDIWSYHRDTQEHENQDLMDVNNNNGDVDDAFTLEFSENEHNENLLNKTDHDTTSSPRFDVVKKVEVSHGLFVTTRQVTNTFFQQIVPSQTVIVHINPTGVNECCHNVTSKETDRVREKINPQTNGVVSTFLGQWRKLAYVFGFIPMLLLMRCVHQRGYTNKNQSSERYSTQPKIGDCNNPGTILMMENGVERRKIWKKEKGRVDERGLWVQDSFLLKKLGLSLAIILAVSTISLI, encoded by the exons GGAAGTCCTTGCTGCCAAGTAAAGACCTAGAATGGTTTTTCTTCAGTCCTCGAGACCGGAAATATCCAAACGGATCAAGAACAAACCGGGCGACAAAAGCCGGTTACTGGAAAGCCACCGGGAAAGATCGTAAAGTGAATTCACATTCGCGGACGGTTGGAACAAAGAAAACGTTAGTATATTACCGAGGAAGAGCGCCTCATGGCTCACGTACCGATTGGGTCATGCATGAATACCGTCTTGAAGAGCAAGAATGTGAATCTAAATCCGGCATACAA GATGCATATGCACTTTGTCGAGTGTTCAAGAAGAGTGGTTTAACCAACaagatagaagaaaaacaacacCATGTCATGAAGAACAAAGCGACGACTAGTGAACAATCTACTTCTAGTACTTGTTTGTATTCCGATGGAATGTATGAAAACCTAGAAAACTCGGAATATCCAATCTCACCCGATACAGGAGGCTTAACTCAACTTGGTAATATCTCATCGACGTCAGATAtagaaacaatagaaaacaaaTGGAGTCAGTTTATGTCGCATGATACATCCTTCAACTTCCCAGCTCAATCTCAATATGGAACAATCTCATATCCTCCGACAAAG GTCGAGATAGAGTTAGAATGTGCAAGACTACAGAATCGTATGTTGCCAACGGTGCCACCACTATATGTAGAAGATCTCACACACGGAGAATATTTGGGAAACAATGTAGCTAATGATACAGATGAAATGTTAAGCAAGATCATAGCATTGGCTCAAGCCTCCCACGAGCCACGGAATAGTCTTGACTCGTGGGATGGTGGTTCTGCTTCTGGAACCTTCAATGGAGACTTTAATTATTCCGGAGAAAAGCTCGCATGCGTACATGCGAACATGAAGGCAGTAGATATGCAAGACCATTATGGGAGGTTTAAGGAAGAAAGGCTTGTTGAAAACTTGAGATGGGTAGGGGCATCAAGCAAGGAACTAGAAAAG AGCTTCATTGAAGAACACTCAACGGTAGTTCCTATAGAAGATATTTGGAGCTATCATAGAGACACTCAAGAACACGAAAATCAAG ATCTTATGGAcgttaacaacaacaatggagaTGTGGATGATGCTTTTACACTTGAGTTCTCAGAAAACGAACATAATGAGAATCTTTTGAACAAGACCGATCATGACACAACGAGTTCACCACGTTTTGACGTGGTTAAGAAAGTTGAGGTTAGCCATGGACTGTTTGTTACAACTCGTCAGGTAACCAATACATTCTTTCAACAGATTGTACCATCGCAAACCGTTATTGTTCATATAAATCCAACGGGAGTCAATGAATGCTGTCATAACGTGACATCAAAAGAGACGGATCGTGTCcgtgaaaaaataaatcctCAAACCAACGGAGTAGTCTCAACATTCCTCGGACAATGGAGAAAACTCGcgtatgtttttggttttattccTATGCTTCTATTGATGCGTTGTGTTCATCAAAGAGGTTACActaacaaaaaccaaagcaGTGAAAGGTACTCGACGCAGCCTAAGATAGGAGATTGTAACAATCCGGGCACAATACTCATGATGGAAAATGGTGTCGAGAGAAGAAAAATTTGGAAGAAGGAAAAAGGCAGAGTTGATGAACGAGGTTTGTGGGTTCAAGATAGTTTCTTGTTGAAGAAGTTGGGACTTTCCCTTGCTATCATCTTAGCTGTTTCTACCATAAGTCTTATTTGA